In a single window of the Gemmatimonadota bacterium genome:
- the secE gene encoding preprotein translocase subunit SecE: protein MTDQDTQVATVSTGKLASAQGFLLDTRAEMDKVSWPPKDELVKATRAVLIGAAIFGVVLGLVDWLLQKVLVDGVAALAR, encoded by the coding sequence ATGACGGATCAGGACACGCAGGTCGCGACGGTCTCGACGGGGAAGCTGGCCTCGGCACAGGGCTTCCTCCTCGACACCCGCGCCGAGATGGACAAGGTCAGCTGGCCACCGAAGGACGAGCTCGTCAAGGCGACGCGCGCCGTCCTCATCGGTGCCGCCATCTTCGGCGTCGTGCTCGGTCTGGTGGACTGGCTGCTCCAGAAGGTGCTCGTCGACGGCGTTGCCGCGCTGGCCCGATGA
- the nusG gene encoding transcription termination/antitermination factor NusG, whose amino-acid sequence MSDTEVTYRWYAIQTTAGHENKVRMLLEQRIKDDPRPEGQKLVARALVPTQEVVEIKNGKKVTVERKLYPGYVIVQMGLSQEAQHVVNSIQGVIKFVGTGKAPLALRDDEVKRLLGMAEPEAESAPKEEIPFLVGQAVEITEGPFSDFSGVVEDVLADKGKVKVSVSLFGRPTTVELDYLQLRGH is encoded by the coding sequence ATGAGCGACACCGAAGTGACGTATCGCTGGTACGCGATCCAGACGACCGCGGGCCACGAGAACAAGGTCCGCATGCTGCTCGAGCAGCGCATCAAGGATGACCCGCGGCCCGAAGGGCAGAAGCTGGTCGCCCGGGCGCTGGTGCCGACGCAGGAAGTGGTCGAGATCAAGAACGGCAAGAAGGTCACGGTCGAGCGGAAGCTCTATCCGGGCTATGTGATCGTGCAGATGGGGCTGAGCCAGGAAGCGCAGCACGTCGTGAACTCGATCCAGGGCGTGATCAAGTTCGTCGGGACCGGCAAGGCGCCGTTGGCGCTCCGCGATGACGAAGTGAAGCGGCTCCTCGGCATGGCCGAGCCGGAAGCCGAGTCCGCCCCGAAGGAGGAGATTCCGTTCCTCGTCGGCCAGGCGGTCGAGATCACCGAAGGACCGTTCTCGGACTTCTCCGGCGTCGTCGAGGATGTGCTCGCCGACAAGGGGAAGGTCAAGGTGTCGGTGTCGCTCTTCGGGCGGCCGACGACGGTGGAGCTGGACTACTTGCAGCTTCGGGGTCACTAG
- the rplK gene encoding 50S ribosomal protein L11 encodes MAKKITAMVKLQCPAGAANPAPPVGTALGPHGVNIMEFCKQFNARTQAQSGMVIPVVVTIFGDRTFTFITKTPPAPNLLLKEAGVEKGSAAPNRTKIGKVTSAQVRKIAEIKMVDLNASDIDSAMRMIAGTARSMGLEVID; translated from the coding sequence ATGGCCAAGAAGATCACAGCCATGGTGAAGCTGCAGTGTCCGGCTGGCGCGGCGAATCCCGCACCCCCGGTCGGCACGGCGCTTGGCCCGCACGGGGTCAACATCATGGAATTCTGCAAGCAGTTCAACGCGCGCACCCAGGCGCAGTCGGGAATGGTGATTCCCGTGGTCGTGACGATCTTCGGTGATCGCACGTTCACGTTCATCACCAAGACCCCGCCTGCGCCGAACCTCCTGCTGAAGGAAGCCGGAGTGGAGAAGGGCAGCGCCGCGCCGAACCGCACCAAGATCGGGAAGGTGACCTCCGCGCAGGTGCGGAAGATCGCCGAGATCAAGATGGTCGACCTGAACGCCTCCGACATCGATTCCGCGATGCGCATGATCGCCGGGACCGCACGGTCGATGGGGCTGGAGGTCATCGACTGA
- a CDS encoding 50S ribosomal protein L1, producing MATQGKKYRAAAAKVDTTRMHSTSEAVDLVKQTTYAKIDATVDVAVRLGVDPRHADQVVRGTVILPHGTGKTVRVLVVAQGDRAKDAEAAGADFVGLEYLAKLKEGWLECDVIVATPDVMGQLGALGRILGPRGLMPNPKAGTVTMDVAKAVKEIKAGKIEFRVDKTGNVHAPIGKVSFSGEQLAANLDAFMETIVKAKPSAAKGTYVRSATVSATMGPGIKLDTAGYR from the coding sequence ATGGCGACCCAGGGCAAGAAGTATCGCGCTGCGGCGGCCAAGGTCGACACCACCCGGATGCATTCGACGTCCGAGGCGGTGGACCTCGTCAAGCAGACCACGTACGCCAAGATCGACGCGACGGTGGACGTCGCCGTCCGTCTCGGGGTGGATCCGCGTCACGCTGACCAGGTGGTCCGCGGCACGGTGATCCTCCCGCACGGCACCGGCAAGACGGTCCGCGTGCTCGTCGTCGCCCAGGGCGACCGGGCCAAGGACGCCGAGGCGGCGGGTGCCGACTTCGTCGGGCTCGAGTATCTGGCCAAGCTGAAGGAAGGCTGGCTGGAGTGCGACGTCATCGTCGCCACGCCGGACGTCATGGGGCAGCTGGGCGCGCTCGGCCGGATCCTCGGTCCGCGCGGCCTGATGCCGAATCCGAAGGCGGGCACCGTCACGATGGATGTGGCGAAGGCCGTCAAGGAGATCAAGGCGGGCAAGATCGAGTTCCGCGTCGACAAGACGGGGAACGTCCATGCTCCGATCGGCAAGGTCTCGTTCTCCGGCGAACAGCTGGCGGCGAACCTCGACGCATTCATGGAGACCATCGTGAAGGCCAAGCCGTCGGCCGCCAAGGGGACCTACGTCCGCTCGGCGACCGTCAGCGCGACGATGGGCCCCGGCATCAAGCTCGACACCGCGGGGTACCGATGA
- a CDS encoding 50S ribosomal protein L10, translated as MSKIERHAEVAMLTEAIKASPTLFVTDFSGLNVLKMTEFRRRLRAAGGQYVVVKNTLAQRALAANSIADLDSHLTGNTGLVFAGGDPMAAAKVIGEFAKEHEKPTVKAGWVDGKAVAPAYVKRLGEIPPREVLLGQFAGALNGVLYQVVGALEALREQRSASSAA; from the coding sequence ATGAGCAAGATTGAACGGCATGCGGAAGTCGCCATGCTGACCGAGGCCATCAAGGCCTCCCCGACGCTCTTCGTCACCGACTTCAGCGGCCTCAACGTGCTGAAGATGACGGAGTTCCGCCGGCGCCTCCGGGCGGCGGGTGGACAGTACGTCGTGGTCAAGAACACGCTGGCCCAGCGGGCGCTGGCCGCGAACAGCATCGCGGATCTCGACAGTCACCTGACCGGCAACACCGGCCTCGTCTTCGCAGGCGGGGACCCGATGGCGGCGGCCAAGGTGATCGGCGAGTTCGCCAAGGAACACGAGAAGCCGACCGTGAAGGCCGGGTGGGTCGACGGCAAGGCCGTTGCCCCGGCGTACGTGAAGCGTCTCGGCGAGATCCCCCCGCGGGAGGTGCTGCTCGGCCAGTTTGCCGGCGCGCTCAACGGAGTCCTCTATCAGGTGGTCGGTGCGCTCGAGGCGCTCCGCGAACAGCGTTCGGCCAGCTCGGCCGCGTAA
- the rplL gene encoding 50S ribosomal protein L7/L12 → MATMLSNDEIIDAIGNKTVLELADLIEAFTTKFNVSIAAAPAAGGGGAAAAVVEEQTEFAVILKAGGEKKINVIKVVREITSLGLKEAKDLVDGAPSTVKDGVSKAEAEEMKKRLEEQGASVELK, encoded by the coding sequence ATGGCGACTATGCTCAGCAACGACGAAATCATCGACGCGATCGGCAACAAGACCGTGCTCGAACTGGCCGACTTGATCGAGGCCTTCACCACGAAGTTCAACGTCTCCATCGCGGCCGCTCCGGCGGCGGGTGGCGGCGGCGCGGCCGCGGCCGTGGTCGAGGAGCAGACGGAGTTCGCCGTCATCCTCAAGGCGGGTGGCGAGAAGAAGATCAACGTGATCAAGGTCGTCCGCGAGATCACCTCGCTCGGCCTGAAGGAAGCCAAGGACCTGGTCGATGGCGCGCCGAGCACCGTGAAGGACGGCGTCTCCAAGGCCGAGGCCGAGGAAATGAAGAAGCGGCTTGAGGAGCAGGGCGCGAGCGTCGAGCTGAAGTGA